One segment of Homalodisca vitripennis isolate AUS2020 unplaced genomic scaffold, UT_GWSS_2.1 ScUCBcl_2182;HRSCAF=6688, whole genome shotgun sequence DNA contains the following:
- the LOC124371877 gene encoding uncharacterized protein LOC124371877, which produces MFFLVGGSCLFSRTVGYRYGVDIFKYGETAMDSLPLLVLDKIAEHLTPYELAVCSAVSVGWRDAFNHDSLWRPHCNEDTAQYLETAECRVEPRFESLESEDVTLSPACRWRMCYMREIHLRKNWRQCNCIKDDILVKDLYLNDMYNFVCNDLVINTQEDSSHKVNVSLWNVKSVPVRLGHPFSISFNGGDIIMVNEKCLVIVKIHHVEVYNCEASCDCEWPMRYFFFVGGTETYLSGDKDKILTNDNVHECIKSYYFTGTYFVYVTTNNSDLHIWDLNVGTELNRVKFPVYDELVPDVEKYLQHYQIRE; this is translated from the exons ATGTTCTTTCTCGTTGGTGGCAGTTGTCTGTTTTCTAGAACTGTAGGCTATAGGTACGGAGTTGACATCTTCAAGTACG GAGAAACCGCAATGGACTCACTCCCATTGTTAGTACTGGATAAAATCGCAGAGCACCTGACACCCTACGAGCTGGCAGTGTGTTCTGCCGTTAGTGTGGGCTGGAGGGATGCCTTCAACCATGACAGTCTGTGGAGGCCACACTGCAACGAGGACACGGCACAGTACCTGGAGACTGCGGAGTGTAGAGTGGAGCCGAGGTTTGAGTCTCTGGAGTCGGAGGACGTCACGCTGAGTCCTGCCTGTCGCTGGCGGATGTGTTACATGCGTGAGATTCACCTGCGGAAAAACTGGAGGCAGTGTAACTGTATCAAAGATGACATACTGGTCAAGGATTTATATCTTAATGATATGTATAATTTCGTTTGTAATGACTTGGTCATTAACACACAAGAAGATTCCAGTCACAAAGTGAATGTTTCACTCTGGAACGTCAAAAGCGTTCCAGTAAGATTAGGACACCCATTTAGTATCTCGTTCAATGGAGGTGATATTATAATGGTCAACGAAAAATGTTTAGTGATTGTGAAGATACATCACGTGGAAGTTTACAACTGTGAGGCATCCTGTGACTGCGAGTGGCCCATGAGGTATTTTTTCTTTGTTGGTGGGACTGAGACGTATCTATCTGGTGACAAAGACAAGATTTTGACTAACGATAATGTGCACGAATgtattaaatcttattattttacagGAACATATTTTGTTTACGTTACAACAAACAACAGTGATCTTCACATATGGGATCTCAATGTTGGTACAGAATTAAATCGAGTGAAGTTTCCCGTGTATGACGAACTTGTTCCAGATGTTGAAAagtatttacaacattatcaaatCCGAGAATGA